The genomic interval GCGTCTTAAAAACCAGTCCTCTCCAGCGTTTTTGATACATAATCGGCGATTTCAGGCTTTTAAGTGCAATACTGATTTTAAGAGGCAGCAATGCTCTTTCATATTGTATGCGGCAAGGCCTGCCTTTTATTTGAAATGCATCCGCTAGTTTTTTACCGCTTCTCAGCGCAAAGCTGATTCCCTCTGCCGAACTAGGGCTAATCAGCCCTGCGGCTTCCCCTATCAAATAAATCCGCCTGCGGCCGCTCCATACGCTGCCCCATGGCCTCGGCCTTAAAATAACAGCGCCGCGCTCCTTTTGCGGCTGACTTACATCAAATCCTTTTTTAGTTAAATCCGCTTTAAAGCGCTCAAACCTCTTTCTTACATCCGTCCCGGCCGGCATCGCACTGCCGATAATCATCTGTCTTCCCTCCGGGATAATCCACGAATAAAAATCCGTCACCTGCTCATCAAATACAGATACATAATATGGAAGCGTCTCCGGCATGGAATGCCACTCCTGAATGCTGGCGTACACTCTGGGCTCATGCCTTCTTGGTCTCTTTTTCAAAAGATGCTTTCGCACCATC from Lachnospiraceae bacterium carries:
- a CDS encoding FAD-binding protein — protein: MKRYDVVIVGGGPAASILAWKLPQDLSVLIVERRFLLSGERLYEREKSCGGMLDETAQKVLAQLGIPVPRQVLAEPQVFAIRAIDLDTQMERYYQKRYVNIDRAQLDAYLLQLAARRKNVTVWQGAQAFGIQEEKDGVCIWIRQENGDKVKVRGAYLVGADGGGSMVRKHLLKKRPRRHEPRVYASIQEWHSMPETLPYYVSVFDEQVTDFYSWIIPEGRQMIIGSAMPAGTDVRKRFERFKADLTKKGFDVSQPQKERGAVILRPRPWGSVWSGRRRIYLIGEAAGLISPSSAEGISFALRSGKKLADAFQIKGRPCRIQYERALLPLKISIALKSLKSPIMYQKRWRGLVFKTRALSMKIEK